A window of the Oryza brachyantha chromosome 5, ObraRS2, whole genome shotgun sequence genome harbors these coding sequences:
- the LOC102702939 gene encoding SWR1-complex protein 4 — protein MDAKDILGLPKTAFPSVQEKKTRTPKEPQRKPDGVSREVYALTGGVGMAPLMPTVEASHLKRRPAVEKEKVTWQWLPFTSSARSDSLQLYHWVRVVNGAPPTGDYHFAKYNKKADVLKYNDEEYEKYLIDPAWSREETDQLFELCERFDLRFIVIADRFPTDRSMEDLKSRYYSVTRALLIARARSFDEVAGNPLVKETFNAAHETERKRALSALLSQTKQQERKDAEILAEAKRIMESRAASKHTEEVGTLASFDNATVSADGVSPLSNAHPSSTATLQAAPVNSSIPASLRMLRVYLRTQALDQMVQAASASAGLRVIKRVDQTLQDLGVNLKPKVPTKAVCVEHLELRNEILTLLNLQKQLQNKEAEVSANRENSFTEAPSTPKRANRDVDRPFVPDTVGFVGERAGKRDHKRKTAGRFMDAPPSPPQSKRPRKLKASD, from the exons CCCGTCCGTCCAGGAGAAGAAGACCCGGACGCCCAAGGAGCCGCAGCGGAAGCCCGATGGCGTCTCCCGCGAG GTGTATGCGCTCACCGGAGGAGTGGGAATGGCGCCGCTCATGCCGACCGTGGAGGCCTCGCACCTGAAGCGGCGACCAGCTGttgagaaggagaag GTAACATGGCAGTGGCTACCTTTCACGTCCTCTGCACGGTCTGACAGCCTTCAACTATACCATTGG GTTAGAGTTGTAAATGGTGCTCCACCAACTGGTGACTATCACTTCGCAAAATACAACAAG AAGGCAGATGTTCTCAAATACAATGATGAGGAGTATGAGAAGTATTTAATTGATCCT GCATGGAGTAGGGAAGAAACAGACCAACTATTTGAACTATGTGAGCGCTTTGACCTTCGCTTCATAGTAATAGCAGACAGGTTTCCAACTGATCGCAGCATGGAGGATTTGAAGAGTCGTTATTATTCTG TTACTCGTGCTCTTCTGATTGCTAGAGCTCGGTCATTTGATGAAGTTGCTGGCAATCCTCTTGTGAAG GAAACATTCAATGCTGCTCATGAGACTGAGAGAAAGCGTGCTTTATCTGCACTTCTCTCCCAGACAAAACAGCAAGAACGAAAGGATGCTGAG ATTTTAGCAGAAGCAAAACGCATTATGGAATCTCGTGCTGCTAGCAAA CATACTGAGGAAGTGGGAACATTGGCAAGCTTTGATAATGCTACGGTTTCTGCTGATGGTGTATCTCCATTGAGCAATGCCCATCCGTCATCAACTGCTACACTTCAAGCTGCGCCAGTGAATAGCTCCATACCTGCTTCACTGCGAATG CTTCGAGTGTATTTGAGAACCCAAGCACTTGATCAAATGGTCCAAGCAGCAAGTGCCTCGGCTGGCCTTAGAGTTATCAAAAGGGTTGACCAGACTTTACAGGACCTTGGG GTTAATTTGAAGCCTAAGGTCCCGACAAAAGCTGTTTGTGTCGAACATCTTGAACTACGGAATGAGATACTTACACTGCTTAACTTACAGAAGCAG CTGCAAAATAAAGAGGCTGAAGTATCAGCCAACAGAGAAAATTCCTTTACAGAAGCACCAAGCACACCTAAG CGTGCTAATAGAGATGTTGATAGACCCTTTGTTCCTGATACTGTTGGGTTTGTAG GTGAGAGAGCGGGCAAGCGGGACCACAAGCGGAAG ACTGCTGGAAGATTTATGGATGCACCTCCCTCGCCACCCCAGTCTAAGAGGCCCCGGAAGTTGAAAGCATCTGATTGA
- the LOC102715587 gene encoding pathogen-associated molecular patterns-induced protein A70-like: MDGAEAGAGAWATIRGYFTPATLFLVVNLVIGTIALTSRSHQRRRRQAHLYGQYYHHDGGPGHPEMMRHDDRLQLPQEYGDGGGLYYGHQQGTLYVPPPPAPAQLARTSSVLDRLRSFGLYRFRSGDFPPEFATAAAATSHAEEEVVSPAVDEVNQTQYARSRSEPAPAQEEKKAKSRLRNSSSEVRKAEVVRATARVVEAFPEEATIDGRADEFIDDSTPKQRDPPHQQEYVPPPAPAPAPLARTSSVLDRLRSFSLSFRSGDLAAAAAEATPAHDAAADDKNQSAHYARSRSEPKTKKQAASEAKMTKSSSEARKEPAAEEADDGVDARADDFINKFRQQLQLQRLNSLLNYKEMLRKQ, translated from the coding sequence ATggacggggcggaggcgggggcgggggcgtgGGCGACGATACGGGGTTACTTCACGCCGGCGACGCTGTTCCTCGTCGTGAACCTCGTCATCGGCACCATCGCGCTCACCTCGCGCTCGcaccagcgccgccggcggcaggcGCACCTGTACGGGCAGTACTATCACCACGACGGCGGCCCCGGGCACCCAGAGATGATGCGTCATGATGATCGGTTGCAGCTGCCGCAGGagtacggcgacggcggcggcctgtACTACGGCCATCAGCAGGGGACGCTGTAtgttccgccgccgcctgcgccggcgcAGCTCGCGCGGACGTCCTCCGTTCTCGACCGGCTCCGCTCGTTCGGACTCTACCGCTTCCGCTCCGGCGACTTCCCTCCCGAGTTCGCcactgctgcggcggcgacgagccacgcggaggaggaggtggtctCTCCGGCGGTGGATGAGGTGAACCAGACGCAATACGCGAGGAGCCGGTCGgaaccggcgccggcgcaggaggagaagaaggcgaAGTCGAGACTGAGGAACTCGAGCTCCGAGGTGAGGAAGGCGGAGGTCGTGAGGGCCACCGCGAGGGTGGTCGAGGCGTTCCCGGAGGAGGCCACCATCGACGGGAGGGCCGACGAATTCATCGACGATTCTACACCGAAGCAGCGAGATCCGCCGCACCAGCAAGAATACGTCCCTCCTCCGGcaccagcgccggcgccgctcgcgCGCACGTCATCCGTCCTGGACCGCCTCCGCTCGTTCAGCCTCAGCTTCCGCTCcggcgacctcgccgccgcagcagcagaagcaacGCCCGCACATGACGCTGCCGCAGACGACAAGAATCAGTCGGCGCACTACGCCAGGAGCCGGTCGGAGCCGAAGACGAAGAAGCAGGCGGCGTCGGAAGCCAAGATGACCAAATCAAGCTCGGAGGCGAGGAaggagccggcggcggaggaggccgacgacggcgtggaCGCCAGAGCCGACGACTTCATCAACAAATTcaggcagcagctgcagctgcagaggCTCAACTCGCTGCTCAACTACAAGGAGATGCTCCGCAAGCAGTAG
- the LOC102703215 gene encoding protein IQ-DOMAIN 1-like, with amino-acid sequence MGASGKWIRSLVSIKAPSSEGTSRGRKWTRRLWRSSSSASAATAGGCGAADSEEVSEEASSEADAFSSVVAAVVRAPHRDFRVIRQEWAAVRVQAAFRAFLARRALKALRGIVRLQALVRGRLVRRQLAVTVKCMNALLRVQERARERRARTSADGRDSRDALGDRDGRADTMIPIKQAEEQWCDSQGSVAEVRSKIHMRHDAVAKRERAIAYALSHQPRSSKHSARPSSPARSLRSHDSNRCNHDWSYIEGWMATKPWESRLMEQDRSELTCFKNSGELNLGDSKVSNAKSVRIRRNNVTTRVAAKAPSVLSASSSEFLCDESSPSTSSATPARSDGGHGGGPSYMSLTKSAKARQSCNSPFQIQRQRSGGMSSYKRVALSPLDVQSNAGSEISVTSRKLNSLSLKGRSMTRSLDKENDNLF; translated from the exons ATGGGGGCGTCGGGGAAGTGGATCAGGTCGCTGGTGAGCATCaaggcgccgtcgtcggagggGACGTCGAGGGGGCGGAAGTGGACCCGCCGCCTGTGGCGGAGCAGCTCgtccgcgtcggcggcgaccgcgggCGGCTGTGGCGCCGCGGATTCGGAGGAGGTGTCGGAGGAGGCGTCGTCGGAGGCTGACGCGTTCAGCTCGGTCGTCGCGGCCGTCGTGCGCGCGCCGCACAGGGACTTCCGGGTCATCCGGCAGGAGTGGGCCGCCGTCCGCGTCCAGGCCGCCTTCCGCGCCTTCTTG GCGCGGCGGGCGTTGAAGGCGCTGCGAGGCATCGTGAGGCTGCAGGCGCTGGTGCGCGGCCGGCTGGTGCGGCGGCAGCTCGCCGTGACGGTCAAGTGCATGAACGCGCTGCTGCGGGTgcaggagcgcgcgcgggagcggcgagcgcgcacCTCGGCCGATGGCCGGGACTCGCGCGATGCGCTCGGCGACCGCGACGGCCGTGCCGACACCATGATCCCTATCAAGCAAGCTGAG GAACAATGGTGTGACAGTCAAGGCTCGGTTGCTGAAGTAAGGTCAAAAATACACATGAGGCATGATGCTGTAGCTAAGAGAGAAAGGGCAATTGCTTATGCGCTCTCTCACCAG CCTAGGAGTTCAAAACACAGTGCAAGACCAAGCTCTCCTGCTAGATCTCTGAGGAGCCATGACTCGAATAGGTGCAATCATGACTGGAGCTATATAGAAGGATGGATGGCAACAAAACCTTGGGAGAGCAGGCTCATGGAGCAAGATCGTTCTGAATTGACATGTTTCAAGAACAGTGGTGAACTTAACTTAGGTGACTCCAAAGTTTCAAATGCAAAATCAGTCAGAATAAGAAGAAACAATGTCACAACTAGGGTGGCAGCAAAGGCTCCTTCCGTACTCTCAGCTTCTTCTTCCGAGTTCCTGTGTGACGAGAGCTCTCCATCCACATCGTCAGCAACTCCAGCAAGATCCGACGGTGGCCATGGTGGAGGGCCGAGTTACATGAGCTTGACCAAGTCTGCCAAAGCAAGGCAGAGTTGCAATAGCCCATTCCAGATTCAGAGACAACGATCTGGTGGCATGTCGTCTTACAAAAGGGTTGCACTCTCCCCATTAGATGTCCAGAGCAACGCCGGCTCGGAGATTTCAGTCACCTCCAGGAAATTGAACAGTCTGTCTCTGAAAGGCCGGAGCATGACAAGGAGCTTGGACAAGGAGAATGACAATCTTTTCTAG
- the LOC102715861 gene encoding probable cytokinin riboside 5'-monophosphate phosphoribohydrolase LOGL7, which produces MGDRAAATASSRFRTICVFCGSNAGRRRVFGDAALDLGHELVRRGIDLVYGGGSIGLMGLIARTVLGGGCSVVGVIPRALMAVEISGESVGEVIVVSDMHERKAEMARRSDAFIALPGGYGTMEELLEMITWCQLGIHDKPVGLLNVDGYYDPLLALFDKGEAEGFINSDCRQIFVSAPTASELLTKMEQYTRLHQEVAPATSWEISELGYGRTQGADQS; this is translated from the exons ATGGGCGACAGagcggcggccaccgcgtcGAGCAGGTTCCGGACGATCTGCGTCTTCTGCGGCAGCaacgccggccgccgcaggGTGTTCGGGGACGCCGCGCTCGACCTCGGCCACGAGCTG GTGAGGAGGGGCATCGATTTGGtctacggcggcggcagcatcGGGCTGATGGGCTTGATCGCGCGGACGGTTCTTGGCGGCGGCTGCAGCGTCGTCGG GGTGATTCCAAGAGCTCTCATGGCTGTCGAG ATATCAGGTGAGAGTGTGGGAGAAGTGATAGTTGTATCTGACATGCATGAGAGGAAAGCTGAGATGGCTCGACGATCCGATGCGTTCATCGCTCTTCCTG GGGGCTATGGGACAATGGAGGAGCTGTTGGAGATGATAACATGGTGTCAGCTTGGAATTCATGACAAGCCA GTCGGATTGCTAAATGTTGATGGTTACTACGATCCGCTGCTTGCGCTGTTCGACAAAGGCGAGGCGGAGGGTTTCATCAACTCTGATTGCAGACAAATATTCGTTTCTGCACCAACTGCAAGTGAACTGCTGACAAAGATGGAG CAATACACCCGGTTGCACCAGGAGGTAGCCCCTGCAACAAGCTGGGAGATCTCAGAGCTTGGATATGGAAGAACACAGGGTGCTGATCAATCCTAG